A genome region from Pongo pygmaeus isolate AG05252 chromosome 17, NHGRI_mPonPyg2-v2.0_pri, whole genome shotgun sequence includes the following:
- the MBD1 gene encoding methyl-CpG-binding domain protein 1 isoform X35 encodes MELRTLDRLLLLPVASMAEDWLDCPALGPGWKRREVFRKSGATCGRSDTYYQSPTGDRIRSKVELTRYLGPACDLTLFDFKQGILCYPAPKAHPVVVASKKRKKPSRPAKTRKRQVGPQSGEVRKEAPRDETKADTDTAPASFPAPGCCENCGISFSGDGTQRQRLKTLCKDCRAQRIAFNREQRMFKRVGCGECAACQVTEDCGACSTCLLQLPHDVASGLFCKCERRRCLRIVERSRGCGVCRGCQTQEDCGRCPICLRPPRPGLRRQWKCVQRRCLRHLAHRLRRRHQRCQRRTPLAVAPPTGKHARRKGGCDSKMAARRRPGAQPLPPPPPSQSPEPAEPHPRALAPSPPAEFIYYCVDEDELKRLLPSVWSESEDGAGSPPPYRRRKRPSSARRHHLGPTLKPTLVTRTAQPDHTQAPTKQEAGGGFVLPPPGTDLVFLREGASSPVQVPGPVAASTEALLQAVDPGLPSVKQEPPDPEEDKEENKDDSASKLAPEEEAGGAGTPVITEIFSLGGTRFRDTAVWLPSLQGRHSGREDGCKVWETEDTVEPTSTSWNPRGWPGTHVSLSPPPASMMWVSCRRSWCPSSQS; translated from the exons ATGGAGCTCAGAACTCTTGACAG GCTACTGCTGCTTCCTGTGGCCTCCATGGCTGAGGACTGGCTGGACTGCCCGGCCCTGGGCCCTGGCTGGAAGCGCCGTGAAGTCTTTCGCAAGTCAGGGGCCACCTGTGGACGCTCAGACACCTATTACCAGAG CCCCACAGGAGACAGGATCCGAAGCAAAGTTGAGCTGACTCGATACCTGGGCCCTGCGTGTGATCTCACCCTCTTCGACTTCAAACAAGGCATCTTGTGCTATCCAGCCCCCAAG GCCCATCCCGTGGTGGTTGCCAGCAAGAAGCGAAAGAAGCCTTCAAGGCCAGCCAAGACTCGGAAACGTCAGGTTGGACCCCAGAGTGGTGAGGTCAGGAAGGAGGCCCCGAGGGATGAGACCAAGGCTGACACTGACACAGCCCCAGCTTCATTTCCTGCTCCTGG GTGCTGTGAGAACTGTGGAATCAGCTTCTCAGGGGATGGCACCCAAAGGCAGCGGCTCAAAACATTGTGCAAAGACTGTCGAG CACAGAGAATTGCCTTCAACCGGGAACAGAGAATGTTTAAG CGTGTGGGCTGTGGGGAGTGTGCAGCCTGCCAGGTAACAGAAGACTGTGGGGCCTGCTCCACCTGCCTCCTGCAGCTGCCCCATGATGTGGCATCGGGGCTGTTCTGCAAGTGTGAACGGAGACGCTGCCTCCGGATTGTGGAAAGG AGCCGAGGGTGTGGAGTATGCCGGGGCTGTCAGACCCAAGAGGATTGTGGCCGTTGCCCCATCTGCCTTCGCCCTCCCCGCCCTGGTCTCAGGCGCCAGTGGAAATGTGTCCAGCGACGTTGCCTACGG CACCTTGCTCACCGCCTGCGTCGCCGTCATCAGAGATGTCAGCGACGCACTCCCCTGGCTGTGGCTCCCCCAACT GGTAAACATGCCCGCCGCAAGGGAGGCTGTGACTCCAAGATGGCTGCCAGGCGGCGCCCCGGAGCCCAGCCACTGCCTCCACCACCCCCATCACAGTCCCCAGAGCCCGCAGAGCCG CACCCCAGAGCCCTGGCCCCCTCGCCACCTGCCGAGTTCATCTATTACTGTGTAGACGAGGACGAGCTA AAGCGGCTGCTGCCTAGTGTCTGGTCAGAGTCTGAGGATGGGGCAGGATCGCCCCCACCTTACCGTCGTCGAAAGAGGCCCAGCTCTGCCCGACGGCACCATCTTGGCCCTACCTTGAAGCCCACCTTGGTTACACGCACAGCCCAACCAGACCATACCCAGGCTCCAACGAAGCAGGAAGCAGGTGGTGGCTTTGTGCTGCCCCCGCCTGGCACTGACCTTGTGTTTTTACGGGAAGGCGCAAGCAGTCCTGTGCAGGTGCCGGGCCCTGTTGCAGCTTCCACAGAAGCCCTGTTGCAG GCAGTAGACCCAGGCCTGCCATCTGTGAAGCAAGAGCCACCTGACCCTGAGGAGGACAAGGAGGAGAACAAGGATGACTCTGCCTCCAAATTGGCCccagaggaagaggcaggaggggCTGGCACACCCGTG ATCACGGAGATTTTCAGCCTGGGTGGAACCCGCTTCCGAGATACAGCAGTCTGGTTGCCAAG TCTGCAGGGCAGGCACTCGGGAAGGGAAGATGGATGTAAAGTGTGGGAGACCGAGGACACAGTGGAGCCCACGAGCACGAGCTGGAACCCACGAGGATGGCCTGGAACCCATGTCAGTCTCTCACCACCTCCAGCTTCGATGATGTGGGTGTCCTGCAGAAGAAGCTGGTGCCCttcctcacagagttaa
- the MBD1 gene encoding methyl-CpG-binding domain protein 1 isoform X17 — protein MELRTLDRLLLLPVASMAEDWLDCPALGPGWKRREVFRKSGATCGRSDTYYQSPTGDRIRSKVELTRYLGPACDLTLFDFKQGILCYPAPKAHPVVVASKKRKKPSRPAKTRKRQVGPQSGEVRKEAPRDETKADTDTAPASFPAPGCCENCGISFSGDGTQRQRLKTLCKDCRAQRIAFNREQRMFKRVGCGECAACQVTEDCGACSTCLLQLPHDVASGLFCKCERRRCLRIVERSRGCGVCRGCQTQEDCGRCPICLRPPRPGLRRQWKCVQRRCLRHLAHRLRRRHQRCQRRTPLAVAPPTGKHARRKGGCDSKMAARRRPGAQPLPPPPPSQSPEPAEPHPRALAPSPPAEFIYYCVDEDELKRLLPSVWSESEDGAGSPPPYRRRKRPSSARRHHLGPTLKPTLVTRTAQPDHTQAPTKQEAGGGFVLPPPGTDLVFLREGASSPVQVPGPVAASTEALLQEAQCSGLSWVVALPQVKQEKADTQDEWTPGTAVLTSPVLVPGCPSKAVDPGLPSVKQEPPDPEEDKEENKDDSASKLAPEEEAGGAGTPVITEIFSLGGTRFRDTAVWLPSLQGRHSGREDGCKVWETEDTVEPTSTSWNPRGWPGTHVSLSPPPASMMWVSCRRSWCPSSQS, from the exons ATGGAGCTCAGAACTCTTGACAG GCTACTGCTGCTTCCTGTGGCCTCCATGGCTGAGGACTGGCTGGACTGCCCGGCCCTGGGCCCTGGCTGGAAGCGCCGTGAAGTCTTTCGCAAGTCAGGGGCCACCTGTGGACGCTCAGACACCTATTACCAGAG CCCCACAGGAGACAGGATCCGAAGCAAAGTTGAGCTGACTCGATACCTGGGCCCTGCGTGTGATCTCACCCTCTTCGACTTCAAACAAGGCATCTTGTGCTATCCAGCCCCCAAG GCCCATCCCGTGGTGGTTGCCAGCAAGAAGCGAAAGAAGCCTTCAAGGCCAGCCAAGACTCGGAAACGTCAGGTTGGACCCCAGAGTGGTGAGGTCAGGAAGGAGGCCCCGAGGGATGAGACCAAGGCTGACACTGACACAGCCCCAGCTTCATTTCCTGCTCCTGG GTGCTGTGAGAACTGTGGAATCAGCTTCTCAGGGGATGGCACCCAAAGGCAGCGGCTCAAAACATTGTGCAAAGACTGTCGAG CACAGAGAATTGCCTTCAACCGGGAACAGAGAATGTTTAAG CGTGTGGGCTGTGGGGAGTGTGCAGCCTGCCAGGTAACAGAAGACTGTGGGGCCTGCTCCACCTGCCTCCTGCAGCTGCCCCATGATGTGGCATCGGGGCTGTTCTGCAAGTGTGAACGGAGACGCTGCCTCCGGATTGTGGAAAGG AGCCGAGGGTGTGGAGTATGCCGGGGCTGTCAGACCCAAGAGGATTGTGGCCGTTGCCCCATCTGCCTTCGCCCTCCCCGCCCTGGTCTCAGGCGCCAGTGGAAATGTGTCCAGCGACGTTGCCTACGG CACCTTGCTCACCGCCTGCGTCGCCGTCATCAGAGATGTCAGCGACGCACTCCCCTGGCTGTGGCTCCCCCAACT GGTAAACATGCCCGCCGCAAGGGAGGCTGTGACTCCAAGATGGCTGCCAGGCGGCGCCCCGGAGCCCAGCCACTGCCTCCACCACCCCCATCACAGTCCCCAGAGCCCGCAGAGCCG CACCCCAGAGCCCTGGCCCCCTCGCCACCTGCCGAGTTCATCTATTACTGTGTAGACGAGGACGAGCTA AAGCGGCTGCTGCCTAGTGTCTGGTCAGAGTCTGAGGATGGGGCAGGATCGCCCCCACCTTACCGTCGTCGAAAGAGGCCCAGCTCTGCCCGACGGCACCATCTTGGCCCTACCTTGAAGCCCACCTTGGTTACACGCACAGCCCAACCAGACCATACCCAGGCTCCAACGAAGCAGGAAGCAGGTGGTGGCTTTGTGCTGCCCCCGCCTGGCACTGACCTTGTGTTTTTACGGGAAGGCGCAAGCAGTCCTGTGCAGGTGCCGGGCCCTGTTGCAGCTTCCACAGAAGCCCTGTTGCAG GAGGCCCAGTGCTCTGGCCTGAGTTGGGTTGTGGCCTTACCCCAGGTGAAGCAAGAGAAGGCGGATACCCAGGACGAGTGGACACCAGGCACAGCTGTCCTGACTTCTCCCGTATTGGTGCCTGGCTGCCCTAGCAAG GCAGTAGACCCAGGCCTGCCATCTGTGAAGCAAGAGCCACCTGACCCTGAGGAGGACAAGGAGGAGAACAAGGATGACTCTGCCTCCAAATTGGCCccagaggaagaggcaggaggggCTGGCACACCCGTG ATCACGGAGATTTTCAGCCTGGGTGGAACCCGCTTCCGAGATACAGCAGTCTGGTTGCCAAG TCTGCAGGGCAGGCACTCGGGAAGGGAAGATGGATGTAAAGTGTGGGAGACCGAGGACACAGTGGAGCCCACGAGCACGAGCTGGAACCCACGAGGATGGCCTGGAACCCATGTCAGTCTCTCACCACCTCCAGCTTCGATGATGTGGGTGTCCTGCAGAAGAAGCTGGTGCCCttcctcacagagttaa
- the MBD1 gene encoding methyl-CpG-binding domain protein 1 isoform X14, whose product MELRTLDRLLLLPVASMAEDWLDCPALGPGWKRREVFRKSGATCGRSDTYYQSPTGDRIRSKVELTRYLGPACDLTLFDFKQGILCYPAPKAHPVVVASKKRKKPSRPAKTRKRQVGPQSGEVRKEAPRDETKADTDTAPASFPAPGCCENCGISFSGDGTQRQRLKTLCKDCRAQRIAFNREQRMFKRVGCGECAACQVTEDCGACSTCLLQLPHDVASGLFCKCERRRCLRIVERSRGCGVCRGCQTQEDCGRCPICLRPPRPGLRRQWKCVQRRCLRHLAHRLRRRHQRCQRRTPLAVAPPTGKHARRKGGCDSKMAARRRPGAQPLPPPPPSQSPEPAEPHPRALAPSPPAEFIYYCVDEDELQPYTNRRQNRKCGACAACLRRMDCGRCDFCCDKPKFGGSNQKRQKCRWRQCLQFAMKRLLPSVWSESEDGAGSPPPYRRRKRPSSARRHHLGPTLKPTLVTRTAQPDHTQAPTKQEAGGGFVLPPPGTDLVFLREGASSPVQVPGPVAASTEALLQAVDPGLPSVKQEPPDPEEDKEENKDDSASKLAPEEEAGGAGTPVITEIFSLGGTRFRDTAVWLPSLQGRHSGREDGCKVWETEDTVEPTSTSWNPRGWPGTHVSLSPPPASMMWVSCRRSWCPSSQS is encoded by the exons ATGGAGCTCAGAACTCTTGACAG GCTACTGCTGCTTCCTGTGGCCTCCATGGCTGAGGACTGGCTGGACTGCCCGGCCCTGGGCCCTGGCTGGAAGCGCCGTGAAGTCTTTCGCAAGTCAGGGGCCACCTGTGGACGCTCAGACACCTATTACCAGAG CCCCACAGGAGACAGGATCCGAAGCAAAGTTGAGCTGACTCGATACCTGGGCCCTGCGTGTGATCTCACCCTCTTCGACTTCAAACAAGGCATCTTGTGCTATCCAGCCCCCAAG GCCCATCCCGTGGTGGTTGCCAGCAAGAAGCGAAAGAAGCCTTCAAGGCCAGCCAAGACTCGGAAACGTCAGGTTGGACCCCAGAGTGGTGAGGTCAGGAAGGAGGCCCCGAGGGATGAGACCAAGGCTGACACTGACACAGCCCCAGCTTCATTTCCTGCTCCTGG GTGCTGTGAGAACTGTGGAATCAGCTTCTCAGGGGATGGCACCCAAAGGCAGCGGCTCAAAACATTGTGCAAAGACTGTCGAG CACAGAGAATTGCCTTCAACCGGGAACAGAGAATGTTTAAG CGTGTGGGCTGTGGGGAGTGTGCAGCCTGCCAGGTAACAGAAGACTGTGGGGCCTGCTCCACCTGCCTCCTGCAGCTGCCCCATGATGTGGCATCGGGGCTGTTCTGCAAGTGTGAACGGAGACGCTGCCTCCGGATTGTGGAAAGG AGCCGAGGGTGTGGAGTATGCCGGGGCTGTCAGACCCAAGAGGATTGTGGCCGTTGCCCCATCTGCCTTCGCCCTCCCCGCCCTGGTCTCAGGCGCCAGTGGAAATGTGTCCAGCGACGTTGCCTACGG CACCTTGCTCACCGCCTGCGTCGCCGTCATCAGAGATGTCAGCGACGCACTCCCCTGGCTGTGGCTCCCCCAACT GGTAAACATGCCCGCCGCAAGGGAGGCTGTGACTCCAAGATGGCTGCCAGGCGGCGCCCCGGAGCCCAGCCACTGCCTCCACCACCCCCATCACAGTCCCCAGAGCCCGCAGAGCCG CACCCCAGAGCCCTGGCCCCCTCGCCACCTGCCGAGTTCATCTATTACTGTGTAGACGAGGACGAGCTA caGCCCTACACGAACCGCCGGCAGAACCGCAAGTGCGGGGCCTGTGCAGCCTGCCTACGGCGGATGGACTGTGGCCGCTGCGACTTCTGCTGCGACAAGCCCAAATTCGGGGGCAGCAACCAGAAGCGCCAGAAGTGTCGTTGGCGCCAATGCCTGCAGTTTGCCATG AAGCGGCTGCTGCCTAGTGTCTGGTCAGAGTCTGAGGATGGGGCAGGATCGCCCCCACCTTACCGTCGTCGAAAGAGGCCCAGCTCTGCCCGACGGCACCATCTTGGCCCTACCTTGAAGCCCACCTTGGTTACACGCACAGCCCAACCAGACCATACCCAGGCTCCAACGAAGCAGGAAGCAGGTGGTGGCTTTGTGCTGCCCCCGCCTGGCACTGACCTTGTGTTTTTACGGGAAGGCGCAAGCAGTCCTGTGCAGGTGCCGGGCCCTGTTGCAGCTTCCACAGAAGCCCTGTTGCAG GCAGTAGACCCAGGCCTGCCATCTGTGAAGCAAGAGCCACCTGACCCTGAGGAGGACAAGGAGGAGAACAAGGATGACTCTGCCTCCAAATTGGCCccagaggaagaggcaggaggggCTGGCACACCCGTG ATCACGGAGATTTTCAGCCTGGGTGGAACCCGCTTCCGAGATACAGCAGTCTGGTTGCCAAG TCTGCAGGGCAGGCACTCGGGAAGGGAAGATGGATGTAAAGTGTGGGAGACCGAGGACACAGTGGAGCCCACGAGCACGAGCTGGAACCCACGAGGATGGCCTGGAACCCATGTCAGTCTCTCACCACCTCCAGCTTCGATGATGTGGGTGTCCTGCAGAAGAAGCTGGTGCCCttcctcacagagttaa
- the MBD1 gene encoding methyl-CpG-binding domain protein 1 isoform X42 gives MELRTLDRLLLLPVASMAEDWLDCPALGPGWKRREVFRKSGATCGRSDTYYQSPTGDRIRSKVELTRYLGPACDLTLFDFKQGILCYPAPKAHPVVVASKKRKKPSRPAKTRKRQVGPQSGEVRKEAPRDETKADTDTAPASFPAPGCCENCGISFSGDGTQRQRLKTLCKDCRAQRIAFNREQRMFKRVGCGECAACQVTEDCGACSTCLLQLPHDVASGLFCKCERRRCLRIVERSRGCGVCRGCQTQEDCGRCPICLRPPRPGLRRQWKCVQRRCLRGKHARRKGGCDSKMAARRRPGAQPLPPPPPSQSPEPAEPHPRALAPSPPAEFIYYCVDEDELKRLLPSVWSESEDGAGSPPPYRRRKRPSSARRHHLGPTLKPTLVTRTAQPDHTQAPTKQEAGGGFVLPPPGTDLVFLREGASSPVQVPGPVAASTEALLQAVDPGLPSVKQEPPDPEEDKEENKDDSASKLAPEEEAGGAGTPVITEIFSLGGTRFRDTAVWLPSLQGRHSGREDGCKVWETEDTVEPTSTSWNPRGWPGTHVSLSPPPASMMWVSCRRSWCPSSQS, from the exons ATGGAGCTCAGAACTCTTGACAG GCTACTGCTGCTTCCTGTGGCCTCCATGGCTGAGGACTGGCTGGACTGCCCGGCCCTGGGCCCTGGCTGGAAGCGCCGTGAAGTCTTTCGCAAGTCAGGGGCCACCTGTGGACGCTCAGACACCTATTACCAGAG CCCCACAGGAGACAGGATCCGAAGCAAAGTTGAGCTGACTCGATACCTGGGCCCTGCGTGTGATCTCACCCTCTTCGACTTCAAACAAGGCATCTTGTGCTATCCAGCCCCCAAG GCCCATCCCGTGGTGGTTGCCAGCAAGAAGCGAAAGAAGCCTTCAAGGCCAGCCAAGACTCGGAAACGTCAGGTTGGACCCCAGAGTGGTGAGGTCAGGAAGGAGGCCCCGAGGGATGAGACCAAGGCTGACACTGACACAGCCCCAGCTTCATTTCCTGCTCCTGG GTGCTGTGAGAACTGTGGAATCAGCTTCTCAGGGGATGGCACCCAAAGGCAGCGGCTCAAAACATTGTGCAAAGACTGTCGAG CACAGAGAATTGCCTTCAACCGGGAACAGAGAATGTTTAAG CGTGTGGGCTGTGGGGAGTGTGCAGCCTGCCAGGTAACAGAAGACTGTGGGGCCTGCTCCACCTGCCTCCTGCAGCTGCCCCATGATGTGGCATCGGGGCTGTTCTGCAAGTGTGAACGGAGACGCTGCCTCCGGATTGTGGAAAGG AGCCGAGGGTGTGGAGTATGCCGGGGCTGTCAGACCCAAGAGGATTGTGGCCGTTGCCCCATCTGCCTTCGCCCTCCCCGCCCTGGTCTCAGGCGCCAGTGGAAATGTGTCCAGCGACGTTGCCTACGG GGTAAACATGCCCGCCGCAAGGGAGGCTGTGACTCCAAGATGGCTGCCAGGCGGCGCCCCGGAGCCCAGCCACTGCCTCCACCACCCCCATCACAGTCCCCAGAGCCCGCAGAGCCG CACCCCAGAGCCCTGGCCCCCTCGCCACCTGCCGAGTTCATCTATTACTGTGTAGACGAGGACGAGCTA AAGCGGCTGCTGCCTAGTGTCTGGTCAGAGTCTGAGGATGGGGCAGGATCGCCCCCACCTTACCGTCGTCGAAAGAGGCCCAGCTCTGCCCGACGGCACCATCTTGGCCCTACCTTGAAGCCCACCTTGGTTACACGCACAGCCCAACCAGACCATACCCAGGCTCCAACGAAGCAGGAAGCAGGTGGTGGCTTTGTGCTGCCCCCGCCTGGCACTGACCTTGTGTTTTTACGGGAAGGCGCAAGCAGTCCTGTGCAGGTGCCGGGCCCTGTTGCAGCTTCCACAGAAGCCCTGTTGCAG GCAGTAGACCCAGGCCTGCCATCTGTGAAGCAAGAGCCACCTGACCCTGAGGAGGACAAGGAGGAGAACAAGGATGACTCTGCCTCCAAATTGGCCccagaggaagaggcaggaggggCTGGCACACCCGTG ATCACGGAGATTTTCAGCCTGGGTGGAACCCGCTTCCGAGATACAGCAGTCTGGTTGCCAAG TCTGCAGGGCAGGCACTCGGGAAGGGAAGATGGATGTAAAGTGTGGGAGACCGAGGACACAGTGGAGCCCACGAGCACGAGCTGGAACCCACGAGGATGGCCTGGAACCCATGTCAGTCTCTCACCACCTCCAGCTTCGATGATGTGGGTGTCCTGCAGAAGAAGCTGGTGCCCttcctcacagagttaa
- the MBD1 gene encoding methyl-CpG-binding domain protein 1 isoform X41 produces the protein MELRTLDRLLLLPVASMAEDWLDCPALGPGWKRREVFRKSGATCGRSDTYYQSPTGDRIRSKVELTRYLGPACDLTLFDFKQGILCYPAPKAHPVVVASKKRKKPSRPAKTRKRQVGPQSGEVRKEAPRDETKADTDTAPASFPAPGCCENCGISFSGDGTQRQRLKTLCKDCRAQRIAFNREQRMFKRVGCGECAACQVTEDCGACSTCLLQLPHDVASGLFCKCERRRCLRIVERSRGCGVCRGCQTQEDCGRCPICLRPPRPGLRRQWKCVQRRCLRHLAHRLRRRHQRCQRRTPLAVAPPTGKHARRKGGCDSKMAARRRPGAQPLPPPPPSQSPEPAEPKRLLPSVWSESEDGAGSPPPYRRRKRPSSARRHHLGPTLKPTLVTRTAQPDHTQAPTKQEAGGGFVLPPPGTDLVFLREGASSPVQVPGPVAASTEALLQAVDPGLPSVKQEPPDPEEDKEENKDDSASKLAPEEEAGGAGTPVITEIFSLGGTRFRDTAVWLPSLQGRHSGREDGCKVWETEDTVEPTSTSWNPRGWPGTHVSLSPPPASMMWVSCRRSWCPSSQS, from the exons ATGGAGCTCAGAACTCTTGACAG GCTACTGCTGCTTCCTGTGGCCTCCATGGCTGAGGACTGGCTGGACTGCCCGGCCCTGGGCCCTGGCTGGAAGCGCCGTGAAGTCTTTCGCAAGTCAGGGGCCACCTGTGGACGCTCAGACACCTATTACCAGAG CCCCACAGGAGACAGGATCCGAAGCAAAGTTGAGCTGACTCGATACCTGGGCCCTGCGTGTGATCTCACCCTCTTCGACTTCAAACAAGGCATCTTGTGCTATCCAGCCCCCAAG GCCCATCCCGTGGTGGTTGCCAGCAAGAAGCGAAAGAAGCCTTCAAGGCCAGCCAAGACTCGGAAACGTCAGGTTGGACCCCAGAGTGGTGAGGTCAGGAAGGAGGCCCCGAGGGATGAGACCAAGGCTGACACTGACACAGCCCCAGCTTCATTTCCTGCTCCTGG GTGCTGTGAGAACTGTGGAATCAGCTTCTCAGGGGATGGCACCCAAAGGCAGCGGCTCAAAACATTGTGCAAAGACTGTCGAG CACAGAGAATTGCCTTCAACCGGGAACAGAGAATGTTTAAG CGTGTGGGCTGTGGGGAGTGTGCAGCCTGCCAGGTAACAGAAGACTGTGGGGCCTGCTCCACCTGCCTCCTGCAGCTGCCCCATGATGTGGCATCGGGGCTGTTCTGCAAGTGTGAACGGAGACGCTGCCTCCGGATTGTGGAAAGG AGCCGAGGGTGTGGAGTATGCCGGGGCTGTCAGACCCAAGAGGATTGTGGCCGTTGCCCCATCTGCCTTCGCCCTCCCCGCCCTGGTCTCAGGCGCCAGTGGAAATGTGTCCAGCGACGTTGCCTACGG CACCTTGCTCACCGCCTGCGTCGCCGTCATCAGAGATGTCAGCGACGCACTCCCCTGGCTGTGGCTCCCCCAACT GGTAAACATGCCCGCCGCAAGGGAGGCTGTGACTCCAAGATGGCTGCCAGGCGGCGCCCCGGAGCCCAGCCACTGCCTCCACCACCCCCATCACAGTCCCCAGAGCCCGCAGAGCCG AAGCGGCTGCTGCCTAGTGTCTGGTCAGAGTCTGAGGATGGGGCAGGATCGCCCCCACCTTACCGTCGTCGAAAGAGGCCCAGCTCTGCCCGACGGCACCATCTTGGCCCTACCTTGAAGCCCACCTTGGTTACACGCACAGCCCAACCAGACCATACCCAGGCTCCAACGAAGCAGGAAGCAGGTGGTGGCTTTGTGCTGCCCCCGCCTGGCACTGACCTTGTGTTTTTACGGGAAGGCGCAAGCAGTCCTGTGCAGGTGCCGGGCCCTGTTGCAGCTTCCACAGAAGCCCTGTTGCAG GCAGTAGACCCAGGCCTGCCATCTGTGAAGCAAGAGCCACCTGACCCTGAGGAGGACAAGGAGGAGAACAAGGATGACTCTGCCTCCAAATTGGCCccagaggaagaggcaggaggggCTGGCACACCCGTG ATCACGGAGATTTTCAGCCTGGGTGGAACCCGCTTCCGAGATACAGCAGTCTGGTTGCCAAG TCTGCAGGGCAGGCACTCGGGAAGGGAAGATGGATGTAAAGTGTGGGAGACCGAGGACACAGTGGAGCCCACGAGCACGAGCTGGAACCCACGAGGATGGCCTGGAACCCATGTCAGTCTCTCACCACCTCCAGCTTCGATGATGTGGGTGTCCTGCAGAAGAAGCTGGTGCCCttcctcacagagttaa